A window of the Gossypium hirsutum isolate 1008001.06 chromosome A03, Gossypium_hirsutum_v2.1, whole genome shotgun sequence genome harbors these coding sequences:
- the LOC107927865 gene encoding dirigent protein 23 yields the protein MVKLSYILLLIISLIVTSPPLTESFHINNWAISKLETKQETVTNLQFYFHDTISGKDPTAIRVAQAADTEKSPTLFGALLMADDPLTETPDPKSKLIGRAQGIYGSAGKEELALLMVMSFCFTDGMYNGSSISIIGKNSALSPVREMPIVGGTGVFRLARGYAVAKTHWYNEVGDAIVAYNVTIVH from the coding sequence ATGGTGAAGCTGAGCTACATTCTACTGCTCATCATCTCCCTCATTGTTACATCTCCACCATTAACAGAAAGCTTCCATATCAATAACTGGGCAATATCAAAGCTCGAAACCAAACAAGAAACAGTAACCAATCTCCAGTTCTACTTCCACGATACGATCAGCGGTAAAGACCCAACCGCCATTAGAGTAGCTCAAGCCGCCGACACCGAGAAATCACCGACCCTATTCGGAGCTTTGTTAATGGCGGATGACCCACTGACCGAAACGCCGGACCCGAAATCCAAGTTGATAGGACGGGCACAAGGGATTTATGGGTCGGCCGGGAAGGAAGAGCTGGCTTTATTGATGGTTATGAGCTTTTGTTTCACTGATGGGATGTATAATGGTAGCTCAATAAGTATTATCGGTAAGAACTCGGCTTTGAGTCCGGTTCGGGAAATGCCTATCGTCGGTGGAACCGGCGTTTTCCGGCTGGCACGTGGGTATGCGGTGGCGAAAACTCATTGGTATAATGAGGTCGGTGATGCTATAGTTGCTTATAATGTTACCATCGTTCATTAG
- the LOC107927980 gene encoding eukaryotic translation initiation factor 4B3 translates to MAATASSPWGKPGAWSVDAEENEAEVERQQSGAGSSTQKLGDFPSLATAVTTTKANKKKGQTLSLSEFASKPSEPARLTREDLLALPTGPRQRSAEELDRNRLGGGFKSYGSNRYGSDGDDSSSNSRWGLNKDRETAPSRADEIDDWASAKKSTSAANGFGGGFERRGRGGGGGGFSNSQSKADEVDSWAANKNYKSAAEAPPRRFGGGFERSSFGSTQARDSPRDLDNWGKKNDESVSSAGSGGVRPKLVLQPRKAPQTEKGKKDATPADKPKGANPFGEARPREEVLKEKGKDWKEIDEKMEAAKIKETSAVAEKGGKGSFGNERVPMERSWRKNESVEAANQP, encoded by the coding sequence ATGGCGGCGACTGCATCATCTCCGTGGGGGAAACCCGGCGCATGGTCTGTTGACGCCGAAGAAAATGAAGCGGAAGTCGAGCGACAACAAAGCGGCGCCGGTTCCTCAACCCAAAAGCTCGGGGATTTCCCTTCCTTAGCCACCGCTGTCACCACCACCAAGGCGAATAAAAAGAAGGGTCAAACCCTATCTCTCTCCGAGTTTGCTTCTAAGCCCAGTGAGCCAGCCCGACTCACTCGCGAGGATCTCCTCGCACTCCCCACTGGCCCTCGACAACGTTCCGCTGAGGAACTCGATCGCAACCGATTAGGTGGTGGTTTTAAATCTTATGGTTCGAATAGGTATGGTTCGGATGGCGATGATTCTTCGAGTAATAGTAGATGGGGATTGAATAAAGATAGAGAAACTGCTCCCTCACGCGCCGATGAGATTGACGATTGGGCTTCGGCTAAGAAATCGACTTCCGCCGCAAACGGATTTGGGGGTGGATTTGAGAGAAGAGGGAGAGGAGGCGGCGGTGGTGGGTTTTCCAATTCGCAATCGAAAGCCGATGAAGTAGATAGCTGGGCAGCTAATAAGAACTATAAAAGCGCCGCAGAGGCACCGCCTCGGAGATTTGGTGGGGGTTTCGAAAGAAGCAGTTTCGGTTCGACTCAAGCGAGAGATTCGCCGAGGGATTTGGATAATTGGGGAAAGAAAAATGATGAGAGTGTCAGTTCTGCTGGTAGCGGTGGGGTTAGACCAAAGCTTGTGCTTCAGCCACGTAAAGCTCCTCAAACTGAAAAGGGTAAGAAAGATGCGACTCCGGCGGATAAGCCCAAGGGGGCAAATCCTTTTGGTGAGGCGAGGCCGCGAGAGGAGGTTttgaaggaaaaagggaaagattGGAAGGAGATTGATGAGAAGATGGAAGCTGCTAAGATTAAAGAGACATCAGCAGTTGCTGAGAAAGGAGGAAAGGGAAGTTTCGGGAACGAGCGTGTGCCGATGGAAAGAAGCTGGAGGAAGAATGAGTCTGTTGAGGCTGCTAATCAACCCTAA